A genomic stretch from Sulfobacillus thermosulfidooxidans includes:
- the ade gene encoding adenine deaminase: MTYNSEIRRQLAQVALGTLEPDLVITHAKLVNVHTKEIEPDVSVAVKAGFIAYIGKSVPNIKETTKVIDAHQQYLVPGLMDGHMHVESSMLSVSEFARAVLPAGTTTIFMDPHEMANVFGLEGVALMMQEAEQLPLRVFTTVPSCVPAAPGLEDSGQYLGPNEVQSALNFPRVAGLSEVMDFPGVVNGKPEVLEKIRLTYEKHQVVTGHLPTSDDRVIQAYAATGIFSDHESTSREEALRKARRGITVMIREGTAWKDVHECIKIVAEDGIDPHQCLLVTDDVEPATLVHDGHLNVVVRRAIEEGVDALSAIQMVTINTARYFHVEDWLGSIAPGHVADMLLIPDLLEMRPWMVFSGGEIVAENGRLVAEITAPSYPDYVKKSVHLPRALTPQDFLVKSESCSHGEVTVRAIGVSNNSALTHLYTTTARVEDGVILPSPDNDLVYAAVLERHHGTGQIGHGLVHGFGMKRGAVASTVGHDSHNLMVMGVNPDDMVMAANVLAQSGGGMVAVLDQTILALVSLPIAGLMAEESAEVMAEKLETLTQAWRDLGCTLHAPYMTFSLIALPVIPELRLSNKGLVDVMSMTLVPVEVS, from the coding sequence ATGACCTATAATAGCGAAATCAGACGGCAACTGGCTCAAGTGGCTTTAGGGACTCTAGAACCTGATTTGGTGATTACTCATGCGAAACTGGTCAATGTGCATACCAAAGAAATTGAACCTGACGTATCTGTTGCAGTGAAGGCAGGATTCATTGCTTACATCGGCAAATCCGTCCCTAATATCAAGGAGACGACCAAAGTGATCGATGCACACCAGCAATATCTGGTGCCGGGACTAATGGATGGACATATGCATGTAGAGAGTAGTATGCTGTCGGTCAGCGAGTTTGCCCGCGCTGTTTTGCCTGCGGGAACGACCACTATTTTTATGGATCCGCATGAGATGGCGAATGTGTTTGGGCTTGAAGGGGTAGCATTAATGATGCAAGAGGCAGAACAGTTGCCTCTTCGTGTCTTTACTACCGTTCCCTCTTGTGTGCCAGCAGCTCCTGGATTAGAAGATAGTGGACAATATTTAGGGCCCAATGAAGTGCAAAGTGCTTTGAATTTTCCCCGAGTGGCGGGTCTCAGTGAGGTTATGGATTTTCCTGGGGTCGTCAACGGGAAGCCTGAAGTCCTCGAAAAAATTCGACTAACCTATGAAAAACACCAGGTTGTGACAGGACATCTTCCAACTTCTGATGATCGCGTGATTCAAGCCTATGCCGCGACCGGGATATTTTCCGACCATGAATCCACTAGCCGAGAGGAAGCATTACGCAAAGCCAGGCGAGGGATCACCGTAATGATTCGGGAAGGAACGGCGTGGAAAGATGTTCATGAATGCATAAAGATTGTTGCCGAAGACGGTATTGATCCCCATCAATGTCTTTTAGTCACGGATGATGTCGAGCCAGCAACATTGGTTCATGATGGACACTTGAATGTCGTGGTCCGGCGGGCTATTGAGGAAGGCGTTGATGCCCTAAGCGCCATTCAAATGGTGACAATTAATACGGCTCGGTATTTTCATGTTGAAGACTGGCTGGGAAGCATTGCCCCAGGTCATGTGGCGGATATGCTTTTAATACCGGATCTTTTGGAGATGCGGCCGTGGATGGTATTTTCTGGTGGTGAGATTGTCGCGGAAAATGGTCGGTTGGTTGCGGAAATCACAGCCCCCTCTTATCCAGACTATGTGAAAAAATCTGTGCATTTGCCTCGTGCATTAACGCCACAGGATTTTCTTGTAAAGAGTGAATCGTGTTCTCACGGGGAAGTGACAGTGAGGGCAATAGGCGTCAGCAACAACAGCGCCTTAACCCATTTATATACCACCACTGCGCGGGTAGAAGATGGGGTAATTTTACCCTCGCCCGATAATGATTTAGTGTATGCGGCGGTTTTGGAACGTCATCACGGCACAGGCCAAATTGGCCATGGATTGGTGCATGGATTTGGTATGAAGCGAGGTGCTGTTGCTTCAACGGTTGGTCATGACAGCCACAATTTGATGGTGATGGGAGTGAATCCCGATGACATGGTCATGGCCGCCAATGTCTTAGCTCAAAGTGGCGGAGGGATGGTTGCTGTGTTAGATCAAACCATATTGGCTTTAGTGTCTTTACCCATTGCTGGTTTGATGGCCGAAGAATCAGCTGAGGTCATGGCAGAAAAATTGGAGACGTTAACACAGGCATGGCGTGATCTCGGATGTACACTTCACGCGCCTTACATGACGTTTTCCCTGATTGCGTTGCCGGTCATTCCCGAACTGAGATTGAGCAATAAAGGATTAGTCGATGTAATGTCCATGACACTTGTCCCGGTAGAGGTTTCTTAA
- a CDS encoding DUF302 domain-containing protein codes for MSAIEQIEVSRPAAELVNQFTHWLEEKQIIVYAVVHHTEDMKARGVDPHMDAWTVIFGNPVLGAAFLEETPDVVVDIPLRIGFYQQQPDKSFVVRRHMEELLSDYQLPALVAKSRKADGLLDQWIATLKQSSQN; via the coding sequence GTGTCCGCTATTGAGCAAATTGAGGTATCTCGTCCGGCGGCAGAGTTGGTGAACCAATTTACCCATTGGTTGGAAGAAAAACAGATTATTGTTTATGCGGTTGTCCATCATACGGAGGATATGAAAGCACGTGGGGTTGATCCTCATATGGATGCCTGGACCGTTATCTTTGGAAATCCTGTGCTTGGCGCGGCTTTTTTAGAGGAAACTCCTGATGTTGTTGTGGATATTCCCTTGCGCATTGGATTTTATCAACAACAACCCGACAAATCGTTTGTAGTCCGGCGTCATATGGAAGAATTGTTAAGCGATTACCAGTTACCCGCTTTGGTCGCCAAAAGCCGAAAAGCCGATGGCTTATTAGATCAGTGGATTGCTACACTCAAGCAGTCGTCTCAAAATTAG
- the ureA gene encoding urease subunit gamma, with the protein MFLSPREQEKLLIVVAGDLAAKRLQRGLKLNYPEAVAYIASALMEGARDGQTVAQLMNYGTTLLTTDQVMDGVAEMVETVQIEATFPDGTKLVTVHHPIRDGQEMNPVVLDVVKELTDS; encoded by the coding sequence GTGTTTTTATCGCCAAGGGAACAAGAAAAATTACTGATTGTGGTGGCTGGTGATCTGGCTGCCAAACGGTTGCAGCGAGGGTTGAAATTAAACTATCCGGAAGCGGTGGCCTATATTGCCTCGGCTCTCATGGAGGGAGCAAGAGATGGGCAAACCGTGGCCCAATTAATGAATTACGGGACGACGCTGCTTACCACGGATCAGGTGATGGACGGAGTTGCGGAGATGGTGGAGACCGTACAAATCGAGGCCACATTTCCTGATGGAACCAAATTAGTGACCGTGCATCACCCTATCCGCGATGGTCAAGAGATGAATCCTGTCGTTTTGGATGTTGTGAAGGAGCTGACAGATTCATGA
- a CDS encoding urease subunit beta: protein MIPGEIQCEGDAVTINASGAVMTLTVQNTGDRPVQVGSHFHFFEVNKALDFDREKAYGMRLDIPAGTAVRFEPGIRQTVTLTPIKGARRVYGLNGLTEGPLDKEGNKEAALERAKQRGFWRPKS from the coding sequence ATGATACCTGGTGAAATTCAGTGTGAGGGCGATGCCGTTACAATAAATGCGTCCGGTGCTGTCATGACCCTGACGGTGCAAAATACGGGTGACAGACCCGTTCAAGTGGGCTCTCATTTTCATTTTTTTGAGGTGAATAAGGCTCTTGACTTCGATCGGGAAAAAGCTTATGGCATGCGGCTTGACATCCCAGCGGGAACGGCGGTGCGCTTTGAACCCGGAATCCGCCAAACGGTGACATTGACACCGATTAAAGGAGCACGCCGGGTTTACGGGTTAAATGGATTGACCGAAGGTCCTTTAGATAAAGAGGGGAATAAAGAAGCAGCTCTTGAACGTGCCAAACAACGCGGATTCTGGAGGCCAAAGTCATGA
- the ureC gene encoding urease subunit alpha produces the protein MSYSIDRHHYAHLFGPTVGDKIRLADTDLWAMVEEDRTLLGEEAKFGGGKVVRDGMGQASWHSSALGAPDLVITNVVIIDYWGIVKADVGIKDGRIVAIGKAGNPDIMDGVDPRLIISPATEVISAEGLILTAGGIDSHVHWITPDLARHALMAGLTTLIGGGTGPATGTNATTATPGPWNITRMLEAMSSFPVNIGLTGKGNSSFPEPLEEQIAAGAIGLKLHEDWGTTPRAIDTCLNVADEADVQVTIHTDTLNEAGFVENTLDAIGGRTIHTYHTEGAGGGHAPDILRVASFENVLPSSTNPTRPYTVNTLAEHLDMLMVCHHLDPKLPEDVAFADSRIRGETIAAEDVLHDLGVLSMMSSDSMAMGRIGEVIIRTWQTADKMKKERGHLPEDSARNDNWRIRRYVAKYTINPAITHGISRLVGSVEVGKWADLVLWSPAFFGVKPSIIIKGGMIVAAQMGDANASIPTVEPQMMREMFGAQGLAPYELSWTFLSKQAYVSEHIQKRIKRRVYPVENCRSITKKSMMLNDQTPHIEVDPETYRVYVNGERITSQPASVLPMAQRYFLF, from the coding sequence ATGAGTTATTCGATCGATCGTCACCATTATGCCCATTTATTTGGGCCGACTGTAGGAGACAAAATACGGTTAGCCGACACCGATTTGTGGGCTATGGTCGAAGAAGACCGAACGCTTTTGGGAGAAGAAGCCAAATTTGGCGGGGGCAAAGTTGTTCGGGACGGGATGGGGCAGGCCAGTTGGCATAGTTCCGCCCTGGGAGCACCGGATTTAGTGATTACCAACGTGGTCATTATCGACTACTGGGGGATTGTCAAAGCGGATGTCGGCATTAAGGATGGACGGATTGTGGCAATCGGGAAGGCGGGGAATCCCGATATTATGGACGGAGTCGATCCCCGGTTAATTATTTCTCCCGCAACAGAGGTTATTTCGGCGGAAGGTCTTATTCTGACTGCTGGAGGTATTGATTCCCATGTTCACTGGATTACACCCGATCTCGCTCGCCATGCCTTAATGGCGGGTTTAACCACCTTGATTGGGGGAGGAACCGGTCCGGCAACGGGGACCAATGCGACCACAGCCACTCCAGGACCATGGAATATTACCCGGATGCTGGAAGCCATGAGTTCTTTTCCCGTCAATATTGGCTTAACAGGGAAAGGCAATTCGTCGTTTCCTGAACCGTTAGAAGAACAAATTGCCGCGGGCGCCATTGGTCTTAAACTCCATGAAGATTGGGGGACGACCCCCAGAGCGATTGATACCTGCTTGAATGTTGCCGATGAGGCCGATGTTCAGGTAACAATTCATACCGATACACTCAACGAAGCGGGTTTTGTGGAAAACACGCTCGATGCGATAGGTGGACGCACCATCCATACGTACCACACCGAAGGTGCCGGTGGCGGCCATGCGCCAGATATTCTGCGCGTAGCATCTTTCGAAAACGTTTTGCCTTCTTCAACCAATCCTACTCGGCCTTATACGGTGAATACCCTAGCAGAACATTTGGATATGCTGATGGTCTGTCATCATTTGGATCCGAAACTGCCTGAAGACGTGGCGTTTGCAGATTCGCGCATTCGCGGGGAAACCATAGCAGCAGAAGATGTCTTGCATGATTTAGGCGTTTTATCGATGATGTCTTCGGATTCGATGGCTATGGGACGTATTGGTGAAGTGATTATTCGAACATGGCAAACAGCTGATAAAATGAAAAAGGAACGAGGTCATCTACCCGAAGATTCTGCCCGAAATGACAATTGGCGGATTCGCCGATATGTAGCCAAATATACCATTAACCCTGCGATCACGCATGGGATTTCCCGTTTAGTTGGGTCGGTTGAAGTCGGAAAATGGGCTGATTTAGTGCTATGGAGCCCAGCGTTCTTTGGAGTTAAGCCCTCGATAATCATTAAAGGCGGGATGATTGTGGCCGCTCAAATGGGTGATGCGAATGCCTCGATTCCTACCGTGGAACCGCAAATGATGCGTGAAATGTTTGGGGCTCAGGGACTTGCGCCTTATGAGCTGTCGTGGACATTTCTCTCTAAACAAGCTTATGTTTCTGAGCATATTCAAAAGCGCATAAAGCGGCGAGTCTATCCCGTAGAAAATTGCCGGAGTATTACTAAAAAGTCGATGATGCTTAATGACCAAACCCCTCACATCGAAGTCGATCCAGAAACCTACCGGGTTTATGTCAATGGTGAACGGATTACGTCCCAGCCAGCATCGGTTTTACCTATGGCTCAGCGGTACTTTCTGTTTTGA
- a CDS encoding urease accessory protein UreF, whose protein sequence is MFSDTTKVGEMLQFLDGLFPSGAFTHSFGLETLVQEGWITDAQTAKYWLEAIIQDSWVPSDGLAALLVFQALGQASFLDGVARIDAYLTATRTAFESQKASLTIGRRILATAEELLDEPDLSIYQQYTLSRPSLGNQTVIIALIGGIRHWGCEATLQGIIYFTLSGYVQALLRLVPLGQREAQKLLFELKPWTMDVLKGVRKQIDFLSVEDIGSSMPVYDIAVMRHKDLYSRLFRS, encoded by the coding sequence ATGTTTAGTGACACCACCAAAGTTGGGGAGATGTTGCAATTTCTGGACGGGTTATTTCCTTCCGGGGCATTCACCCACTCCTTTGGACTGGAAACTCTTGTTCAAGAAGGTTGGATTACCGATGCGCAAACGGCCAAGTATTGGCTTGAGGCTATTATCCAAGACAGTTGGGTTCCTTCCGATGGATTAGCCGCATTACTGGTTTTTCAAGCACTGGGGCAGGCGTCCTTTCTCGATGGAGTAGCGCGCATTGATGCATATTTAACAGCCACTCGCACAGCATTCGAAAGTCAAAAAGCCTCGTTAACGATTGGACGTCGGATTTTAGCGACCGCTGAAGAATTATTAGATGAACCGGATTTGTCTATTTACCAGCAATATACGTTGTCGCGTCCTTCACTTGGTAACCAGACAGTGATTATTGCGCTTATTGGGGGGATTCGGCATTGGGGATGCGAGGCCACCTTGCAAGGCATCATTTATTTTACCTTATCAGGCTACGTGCAAGCGCTATTGCGCTTGGTACCTCTTGGACAGCGTGAGGCGCAAAAGTTACTATTTGAGCTAAAGCCATGGACTATGGATGTGCTAAAGGGTGTGCGCAAGCAAATTGACTTCTTAAGTGTGGAAGATATCGGATCGAGTATGCCGGTTTACGATATTGCTGTAATGCGCCACAAAGATCTCTATTCCCGACTGTTCCGATCTTAA
- the ureG gene encoding urease accessory protein UreG, translating to MKPVRIGVAGPVGSGKTTVVEWLARALREDYSIAVITNDIYTREDERILVSSQVLPAERIRGVETGGCPHTAIREDASVNLDALDELCAAFPDLDIVLIESGGDNLAATFSPELADFVIYVIDVAAGEKLPRKGGPGIIKSDVLIINKIDLAPYVGARLEVMIHDTEQIRPGPYVLTNLKTGEGFEKLLKIVRSEALFEEMTKSISNGEQYDH from the coding sequence GTGAAACCAGTAAGAATTGGCGTGGCAGGGCCCGTTGGTTCGGGTAAGACCACCGTGGTGGAATGGCTTGCCCGGGCATTACGGGAAGATTATAGTATTGCGGTTATCACCAATGATATTTACACACGCGAAGACGAGCGCATTCTGGTGAGTAGCCAAGTGTTGCCTGCAGAGCGTATTCGGGGAGTCGAAACAGGGGGATGCCCCCATACGGCGATTCGCGAAGATGCATCCGTAAACCTTGATGCACTAGATGAATTGTGCGCAGCATTTCCGGATTTGGATATCGTGCTTATTGAAAGTGGCGGGGACAATCTTGCGGCCACATTTAGTCCGGAGTTAGCCGACTTTGTTATCTATGTGATTGATGTAGCGGCCGGGGAAAAACTTCCACGGAAGGGAGGACCTGGGATTATTAAATCCGATGTCTTGATTATCAACAAAATTGATCTCGCTCCGTATGTGGGAGCTCGTCTTGAAGTCATGATCCATGATACGGAACAAATTCGCCCAGGGCCCTATGTCTTAACGAATTTAAAAACTGGCGAAGGTTTTGAAAAATTGCTGAAGATTGTGCGGAGTGAGGCGTTATTTGAAGAGATGACAAAATCCATCTCAAACGGGGAACAATATGACCATTAG
- a CDS encoding urease accessory protein UreD → MTISRQRIHVYPQRIDTYFEPPLHLFVLNHSSPFHVVSAELGGILEDDFFETEIIVEPHARLWLSTQEATKLLAMPSGSAGHRWHIILKDHAQLVSIPHAIIPYAHSDFTQTVTCELGHHATLMWAEEIIAGRLAHGERFQFRHFHSRMTVMPSDSSDPLYHENLCFKPLERFFHHDGSWEQFTAWGSLLVMDSEPIADHVNPDYSHDVRCAPYQFGHESRDDQKSKRPRQYQGFSPIRGGYIWRVMSEDPQRVHDDLQAAVNPKRNSRTADVVLP, encoded by the coding sequence ATGACCATTAGTCGGCAACGCATTCACGTTTATCCGCAGCGCATTGATACTTATTTCGAACCTCCGTTGCACCTTTTTGTGTTAAATCATTCGTCTCCTTTTCATGTTGTGAGTGCTGAGCTCGGAGGAATTTTGGAAGACGACTTCTTCGAAACAGAAATTATTGTTGAGCCTCACGCCCGCCTATGGTTGAGCACACAAGAAGCTACCAAACTGTTAGCGATGCCTAGTGGCTCGGCGGGACATCGCTGGCATATTATTTTAAAAGATCATGCGCAATTGGTTTCTATTCCCCATGCGATCATTCCCTATGCGCACAGCGATTTTACCCAAACCGTCACGTGCGAATTAGGACATCATGCCACCTTAATGTGGGCAGAAGAAATCATCGCTGGGCGGCTTGCTCATGGAGAACGATTTCAATTTCGACACTTTCACAGCCGAATGACGGTAATGCCATCAGATTCTTCCGATCCTCTCTATCACGAAAACTTATGTTTTAAACCCTTGGAGCGGTTTTTTCATCACGATGGTAGTTGGGAACAATTTACAGCGTGGGGTTCTTTGCTGGTCATGGACTCAGAGCCCATTGCAGATCACGTAAACCCCGATTACTCTCATGATGTGCGCTGTGCCCCTTACCAATTTGGTCATGAATCAAGGGACGATCAAAAATCCAAAAGGCCACGGCAATATCAGGGATTCTCGCCCATTCGGGGAGGATATATATGGCGAGTGATGTCAGAAGATCCTCAACGCGTTCACGACGACCTACAAGCGGCTGTAAACCCAAAGAGGAATTCTCGCACGGCAGATGTGGTCCTTCCCTGA